The Corythoichthys intestinalis isolate RoL2023-P3 chromosome 1, ASM3026506v1, whole genome shotgun sequence genome has a segment encoding these proteins:
- the LOC130921521 gene encoding gastrula zinc finger protein XlCGF57.1-like, producing the protein MPCIKQEAAPKTLDIKEEEQQVEIPNGFPMVVSVKSEEDEGPSGAAKSSSDSSFQPLTSKGEGRSQPDGLLAPLSDRNDVTSYSSDFNIDEEEDDIDQNASKSLNKSSLKKDSQECACPTETIEDLHPEKHDPLHVKQKEESDMQWIKQEKKPEIPDIKEEKQEFEILKFPIGVSVKSEEDEGPGDESGATKPSSDRSFQHVTTKGEGQSQLDGLLAPLSDGDDIMSHSSDFNTDEEDDELDQNASKSLNKSSLKKDSQECAVRKAFPCSLCDKTFSWRCNLKAHLRTHTGEKPFVCTCCGKRFTQKGHLVSHTRNHTGEKPYACTLCGKRFTEKGGLNRHTSTHAEERPYACTLCDKKYFTKANLNIHTRTHTGEKPFACTLCGKKFTEKGGLNKHTSTHTEEKPYACTLCDKKYFTKANLNIHTRTHTGEKPFACTLCGKKFIDKGGLSKHTNTHTGEKPYACTLCEKRFIQKTDLQQHIRTHTGEKPFACTLCDKRFSRKTNVEIHKSKHTGERPFACSLCGKTFTQKGHLVWHTRNHAGEKKPFACTLCGKRFAQKGNLVTHARSHTE; encoded by the exons ATGCCGTGTATCAAACAGGAGGCGGCACCAAAGACCCTCGacattaaagaagaagaacagCAAGTTGAAATCCCCAATGGGTTTCCAATGGTTGTCAGTGTAAAAAGCGAAGAAGACGAAGGTCCGAGCGGAGCAGCGAAATCTTCGAGCGACAGCTCATTTCAGCCCCTGACATCAAAAGGAGAGGGACGATCGCAACCGGACGGCCTCTTAGCTCCGCTTTCGGACCGCAACGATGTAACGTCTTACTCTTCTGACTTTAACATTGATGAGGAGGAGGACGACATtgaccaaaatgcttcaaaatccttAAACAAGTCAtcattgaaaaaagacagtcaAGAATGTGCG tGTCCCACAGAGACTATAGAAGATCTTCATCCTGAGAAGCACGATCCCCTCCACGTTAAACAGAAGGAGGAGTCCGACATGCAGTGGATCAAACAGGAGAAGAAGCCAGAGATCCCAgacattaaagaagaaaaacaggaaTTTGAAATCCTCAAGTTTCCTATTGGTGTTAGTGTAAAGAGCGAAGAAGACGAAGGTCCAGGCGATGAGAGCGGAGCAACGAAACCTTCTAGCGACAGATCATTTCAGCACGTGACAACAAAAGGAGAGGGACAATCGCAACTGGACGGCCTCTTAGCTCCGCTTTCGGACGGCGACGACATAATGTCACACTCTTCTGACTTTAACACTGATGAGGAGGATGATGAGCTtgaccaaaatgcttcaaaatcttTAAACAAGTCCtcattgaaaaaagacagtcaAGAATGCGCGGTGAGGAAAGCTTTTccctgctcactttgtgataaaacattttcttggagaTGCAACTTAAAGGCACACCTGCGTACACACACCGGGGAGAAGCCTTTTGTATGCACGTGTTGTGGTAAACGATTCACTCAGAAGGGACATTTAGTATCGCACACAAGAaaccacactggagagaagccttatgcctgcacactttgtggtaaaagattcaccgagAAGGGAGGTTTAAAcagacacacaagcacacacgcTGAAGAGAGGCCTtacgcctgcacactttgtgataaaaaatacttcacaaaggccaatttaaacattcacacaagaacacacactggagaaaagccttttgcctgcacactttgtggtaaaaaattcacCGAGAAGGGCggtttaaacaaacacacaagcacacacactgaagagaagccttatgcctgcacactttgtgataaaaaatacttcacgaaggcaaatttaaacattcacacaagaacacacactggagaaaagccttttgcctgcacactttgtggtaaaaaattcaTCGACAAGGGAGGTTTaagcaaacacacaaacacacacaccggagagaaaccttatgcctgcacactttgcgagAAAAGATTTATTCAGAAGACTGATTTACAACAGCATatacgtacacacactggagaaaagcctttcgcctgcacactttgcgataaaagattttctcgGAAGACTAATGTAGAAATACATAAGAGCAAACACACTGGAGAAAGGCCTTTTGCAtgctcactttgtggtaaaacatTCACTCAGAAGGGACATTTAGTGTGGCACACAAGAAACCACGCTGGAGaaaagaagccttttgcctgcacactttgtggtaaaagattcgctCAGAAAGGAAATTTAGTAACGCATGCAAGAAGCCACACTGAgtaa
- the LOC130921542 gene encoding gastrula zinc finger protein XlCGF8.2DB-like: MRYAADVTVEDLHPENPDPLHVKQEEESEMPCIKQEAEPETPDIKEEKQEVGIPKFPMCVSVKLEGDDGPSEEGGDVNPSSDSSFQHLTTKGEGRLQPDGLLAPLSDSDDVTSHSSDFNTDDDDFDQNDPKSSNKSSLKRDTKECLAGKPFPCSVCEKRFSWKTELERHTRTHTGEKPFVCTCCGKRFTEKGNLKKHTRTHTGEKSFPCSVCHKKFCHKGALKRHATTHTGENPFACSYCEKRFYCKSQLTRHIFTHTGEKPFACTLCNKRFSRKIHLKTHERTHTGEKPFACTLCNKKFAQKIVLERHIRIHTGEKPFVCTCCGKRFTEKGNLNKHTRTHAVE, translated from the exons ATGAGG tATGCCGCAGACGTCACAGTAGAAGATCTTCATCCTGAGAATCCCGATCCCCTCCACGTTAAACAGGAAGAGGAGTCGGAGATGCCGTGTatcaaacaggaggcggagccagagacccctgacattaaagaagaaaaacaggaaGTTGGAATCCCCAAGTTTCCAATGTGTGTCAGTGTGAAGCTCGAAGGAGATGATGGTCCGAGCGAAGAGGGTGGAGATGTGAACCCCTCGAGCGACAGCTCATTTCAGCACTTGACAACAAAAGGAGAGGGACGATTGCAACCGGACGGCCTCTTAGCTCCGCTTTCGGACAGCGACGACGTAACGTCACACTCTTCTGACTTTAACACTGATGATGatgactttgaccaaaatgatccaaaatcctCAAACAAGTCATCATTGAAAAGGGACACAAAAGAATGCTTGGCTGGgaaaccttttccctgctccGTTTGCGAGAAAAGGTTTTCTTGGAAGACTGAGTTAGAAAGACACAcccgtacacacactggagaaaagccttttgtctgcacatgttgtggtaaaagattcactgaAAAGGGAAATTTAAAGAAACACACGCGTACACACACGGGAGAAAAGtcttttccctgctcagtttgtcatAAAAAATTCTGTCATAAGGGAGCTTTAAAAAGACACGCAACAACACATACTGGAGAGAACCCATTTGCCTGCTCCTATTGTGAGAAAAGATTTTATTGTAAgtctcagttgacaagacacatatttacacacactggagagaagcctttcgcctgcacactttgtaacaaaagattttctcggaagattcatttaaaaacgcatgagcgtacacacactggagagaagcctttcgcctgcacactttgcaacaaaaaatttgCTCAGAAGATTGTTTTAGAACGACACATACGtatacacactggagaaaaaccttttgtctgtacatgttgtggtaaaagattcaccgagaagggaaatttaaacaaacacacacgcacacatgctGTAGAATAG
- the LOC130921530 gene encoding gastrula zinc finger protein XlCGF57.1-like isoform X1: MCSFFLFTLLLTRRSPSKHFHRYAADVTVEDLHPEKPDPLHVKKEEELEMPCIRQEAEPATPDIKEEEQEDEIPKIPMCVSVKIEGHEAPSETAKPWSDGSFQHLTTKEEQPDGLLAPLSDSDDVTSHSSDTDTNEEDVDFDQNDPKSSNKSSLKRDKKERLAGKPFPCSVCEKRFSLKTDLERHTRTHTGEKPYVCTCCGKRFTEKGNLKKHTRTHTREKSFSCSVCHKRFCHKGALKRHATTHTGENPFACSFCEKNFYCKSQLTRHIFTHTGEKPFSCTLCDKRFSQKIILERHTRTHTGEKPFVCTCCGKRFTEKGNLNKHTLTHAVEKPFPCSVCEKRYFSKTDLKKHQRTHTGEKPFVCTCCGKKFTHKGDLNKHTRTHTGEKPFPCSVCHKSFCQKGTLNRHLTTHTGEKPFAC; encoded by the exons atgtgcagtttttttttgtttactctACTCTTAACCAGACGATCTCCTTCAAAACATTTTCATCGG tATGCCGCAGACGTCACTGTAGAAGATCTTCACCCTGAGAAGCCCGATCCCCTCCACGTTAAAAAGGAGGAGGAGTTGGAGATGCCGTGTATCAGACAGGAGGCAGAGCCAGCGACCCCCGacattaaagaagaagaacaggaaGATGAAATCCCCAAGATTCCAATGTGTGTCAGCGTGAAGATTGAAGGTCATGAAGCTCCGAGCGAAACAGCGAAACCTTGGAGCGACGGCTCATTTCAACACTTGACAACAAAAGAAGAGCAACCGGACGGCCTCTTAGCTCCGCTTTCGGACAGCGACGACGTAACGTCACACTCTTCTGACACTGATACTAATGAGGAGGATGTTGACTTTGACCAAAATGATCCGAAATCCTCAAACAAGTCATCATTGAAAAGGGACAAAAAAGAACGCTTGGCTGGgaaaccttttccctgctccGTTTGCGAGAAAAGGTTTTCTTTGAAGACTGATTTAGAAAGACAcacgcgtacacacactggagaaaagccttatgtctgcacatgttgtggtaaaagattcactgagAAGGGAAATTTAAAGAAACACACGCGGACACACACGAGAGAAAagtctttttcctgctcagtttgtcatAAAAGATTCTGTCATAAGGGAGCTTTAAAAAGACATGCaacaacacacactggagagaacccATTTGCCTGCTCCTTTTGTGAGAAAAATTTTTATTGCAAgtctcagttgacaagacacatatttacacacacaggagagaagcctttctccTGCACGCTTTGCGAcaaaagattttctcagaaAATTATTTTAGAAAGACAcacgcgtacacacactggagaaaagccttttgtctgtacATGTTGTGGGAAAAGATTCACCGAAAAGGgaaatttaaacaaacacacactcacacacgctGTAGAAAAGCCTTTTCCTTGCTCAGTTTGTGAGAAAAGATATTTTTCGAAGACTGATTTAAAAAAGCAtcagcgtacacacactggagaaaagccttttgtctgcacatgttgtggtaaaaaattcacCCACAAGGGagatttaaacaaacacacacgcacacacactggagaaaagccttttccctGCTCTGTCTGTCATAAAAGCTTCTGTCAGAAGGGAACTTTAAACAGACACTTAacgacacacactggagagaaaccaTTTGCCTGCTAA
- the LOC130921530 gene encoding gastrula zinc finger protein XlCGF57.1-like isoform X2 gives MRYAADVTVEDLHPEKPDPLHVKKEEELEMPCIRQEAEPATPDIKEEEQEDEIPKIPMCVSVKIEGHEAPSETAKPWSDGSFQHLTTKEEQPDGLLAPLSDSDDVTSHSSDTDTNEEDVDFDQNDPKSSNKSSLKRDKKERLAGKPFPCSVCEKRFSLKTDLERHTRTHTGEKPYVCTCCGKRFTEKGNLKKHTRTHTREKSFSCSVCHKRFCHKGALKRHATTHTGENPFACSFCEKNFYCKSQLTRHIFTHTGEKPFSCTLCDKRFSQKIILERHTRTHTGEKPFVCTCCGKRFTEKGNLNKHTLTHAVEKPFPCSVCEKRYFSKTDLKKHQRTHTGEKPFVCTCCGKKFTHKGDLNKHTRTHTGEKPFPCSVCHKSFCQKGTLNRHLTTHTGEKPFAC, from the exons ATGAGG tATGCCGCAGACGTCACTGTAGAAGATCTTCACCCTGAGAAGCCCGATCCCCTCCACGTTAAAAAGGAGGAGGAGTTGGAGATGCCGTGTATCAGACAGGAGGCAGAGCCAGCGACCCCCGacattaaagaagaagaacaggaaGATGAAATCCCCAAGATTCCAATGTGTGTCAGCGTGAAGATTGAAGGTCATGAAGCTCCGAGCGAAACAGCGAAACCTTGGAGCGACGGCTCATTTCAACACTTGACAACAAAAGAAGAGCAACCGGACGGCCTCTTAGCTCCGCTTTCGGACAGCGACGACGTAACGTCACACTCTTCTGACACTGATACTAATGAGGAGGATGTTGACTTTGACCAAAATGATCCGAAATCCTCAAACAAGTCATCATTGAAAAGGGACAAAAAAGAACGCTTGGCTGGgaaaccttttccctgctccGTTTGCGAGAAAAGGTTTTCTTTGAAGACTGATTTAGAAAGACAcacgcgtacacacactggagaaaagccttatgtctgcacatgttgtggtaaaagattcactgagAAGGGAAATTTAAAGAAACACACGCGGACACACACGAGAGAAAagtctttttcctgctcagtttgtcatAAAAGATTCTGTCATAAGGGAGCTTTAAAAAGACATGCaacaacacacactggagagaacccATTTGCCTGCTCCTTTTGTGAGAAAAATTTTTATTGCAAgtctcagttgacaagacacatatttacacacacaggagagaagcctttctccTGCACGCTTTGCGAcaaaagattttctcagaaAATTATTTTAGAAAGACAcacgcgtacacacactggagaaaagccttttgtctgtacATGTTGTGGGAAAAGATTCACCGAAAAGGgaaatttaaacaaacacacactcacacacgctGTAGAAAAGCCTTTTCCTTGCTCAGTTTGTGAGAAAAGATATTTTTCGAAGACTGATTTAAAAAAGCAtcagcgtacacacactggagaaaagccttttgtctgcacatgttgtggtaaaaaattcacCCACAAGGGagatttaaacaaacacacacgcacacacactggagaaaagccttttccctGCTCTGTCTGTCATAAAAGCTTCTGTCAGAAGGGAACTTTAAACAGACACTTAacgacacacactggagagaaaccaTTTGCCTGCTAA